The following proteins are co-located in the Pedobacter sp. FW305-3-2-15-E-R2A2 genome:
- a CDS encoding glycoside hydrolase family 43 protein — MRSILAFAILSFSTLSVYSQQSWKPAKSSGNPVFPGWYADPEGAVFDQTYWIYPTFSDRYEKQVFLDAFSSKDLLSWKKHPGILDTAGFKWAKKAVWAPSIIKKDKKYYLLFGANDIQSDQEIGGIGVGVADRPEGPFKDHLGKPLVDKFYNGAQPIDQFVFKDKDGQHYLIYGGWKHCNIAKLNQDFSGFIPFPDGTVFKEITPDNYVEGPYMFMRNGKYYFMWSEGGWTGPDYSVAYAISDSPLGPFKRIGKVLQQDPKIATGAGHHSVIKHPQKNDYYMVYHRRPLGETDGNHRVTCIDRMEFDANGYIKPVKITFEGVKANPIK, encoded by the coding sequence ATGCGTTCAATTCTAGCCTTTGCAATTCTGTCTTTTTCGACCCTTTCCGTTTACAGTCAGCAGTCCTGGAAACCGGCTAAAAGTTCCGGCAATCCGGTTTTTCCGGGTTGGTATGCTGATCCAGAAGGGGCGGTATTCGATCAGACCTACTGGATTTATCCAACCTTTTCTGACCGGTACGAAAAGCAGGTTTTTCTGGATGCTTTTTCTTCCAAGGACCTGCTGAGCTGGAAGAAACATCCGGGAATATTGGATACCGCAGGATTTAAATGGGCAAAGAAAGCTGTTTGGGCGCCTTCGATCATAAAAAAAGACAAAAAATACTACCTGTTGTTTGGGGCAAATGACATTCAAAGCGATCAGGAAATCGGAGGAATTGGTGTAGGTGTAGCAGATCGGCCTGAAGGACCTTTCAAAGATCACCTGGGAAAGCCATTGGTAGATAAATTTTATAATGGTGCCCAGCCCATCGATCAGTTTGTTTTTAAGGATAAAGACGGACAGCATTACCTGATTTACGGAGGCTGGAAACATTGCAACATCGCAAAGCTTAACCAGGATTTCTCGGGATTTATTCCCTTTCCTGACGGCACCGTTTTTAAAGAAATTACTCCGGACAATTATGTAGAAGGTCCCTATATGTTTATGAGGAATGGCAAATACTATTTCATGTGGTCTGAAGGAGGCTGGACGGGCCCTGATTATTCTGTCGCCTATGCCATTTCTGATTCCCCACTAGGTCCATTTAAAAGAATTGGTAAAGTGCTGCAGCAAGATCCTAAAATCGCTACCGGTGCAGGACACCATTCTGTAATCAAACACCCTCAGAAAAATGATTACTACATGGTTTACCATAGAAGGCCTCTTGGGGAAACAGACGGAAATCATCGGGTTACTTGTATCGACCGGATGGAATTTGATGCGAATGGATACATTAAGCCTGTCAAAATTACCTTTGAAGGTGTAAAAGCCAACCCCATAAAATAA
- a CDS encoding polysaccharide lyase, protein MKNPTKQFQFTAGILLLAVLAVTSCKKDTKGIAENQEQISVNQKSAALSAAAVSPSLNLTWENRTNGSTYTSSQASSDFGNVSGWQESRAFITNGKDGTNGLRVTLLPNQLSGAGGMVTNVDITDGSAYELDFDVKFHSQFNFSRGGKIGFGFSVGEGNTGGDPGWDGNGGSLRLMWYSPDSNPNRVFFQPYVYHKDQPTEYGDTYTQRFPASGALQKGVWYHVHMYIKSNTGSSTNGRAQIIINGTTILDTDIRWTTNDSKRLINNLTFHTFRGGSQDYWKTSTTDYIYYDNLAVNKIN, encoded by the coding sequence ATGAAAAATCCAACCAAACAATTTCAATTTACTGCAGGCATTTTACTGTTGGCCGTATTGGCGGTCACTTCCTGTAAGAAGGATACTAAAGGGATAGCAGAAAATCAGGAACAGATCAGTGTCAACCAGAAAAGCGCAGCACTTAGTGCAGCCGCAGTTTCGCCTTCGCTTAACCTGACCTGGGAAAACCGAACCAATGGATCTACCTATACTTCTTCACAAGCTTCCTCCGACTTTGGGAATGTTTCCGGCTGGCAGGAGTCCCGGGCCTTCATTACTAATGGTAAAGATGGAACCAATGGACTGAGAGTTACTTTACTGCCTAATCAACTCTCTGGTGCCGGTGGGATGGTCACGAATGTTGACATCACTGATGGCAGCGCCTATGAACTGGATTTCGATGTGAAATTTCACAGTCAGTTTAACTTCAGCAGGGGAGGGAAAATCGGATTCGGATTTTCCGTTGGTGAGGGAAACACAGGAGGAGATCCAGGCTGGGATGGCAATGGTGGTAGTTTAAGGTTAATGTGGTATTCTCCAGATAGCAATCCAAACCGGGTGTTTTTTCAACCCTATGTGTATCATAAAGATCAGCCAACAGAATATGGGGATACCTATACTCAACGTTTTCCTGCATCGGGAGCACTTCAGAAGGGAGTATGGTATCATGTTCACATGTACATCAAGAGCAATACCGGATCCAGCACCAATGGTCGTGCACAGATCATCATTAACGGCACAACAATTCTGGACACGGATATCCGCTGGACTACCAACGACAGCAAAAGGCTGATCAATAACCTGACCTTCCATACTTTCAGGGGAGGAAGTCAGGATTACTGGAAAACCAGCACAACGGATTATATCTACTATGACAATTTAGCGGTCAATAAGATCAATTAA